CTCCTGCTCTTCTGTCGTCGGCGCACGCCCCTCCTGACCCCCGCTCAGCTTCTTGCGCCACCGCCGGATCAGATCCGGACGCACATCCAGCTCCCGGGCTACATCGCTCAATCGGCGGCCGCTCTCGTACGCCAGACGAACCGCCTCGCGCTTGAACTCGTCACTAAAGCCCCGTCTCGTCTTGCCCATTCGTGAACTCCTTCCCGCCCATTCTCTGGGCTAGAAACTTGTCCACAAAATCGGGGCAACTCCAATCCCCTCGGGCGGTCACCTGCTTAACGCTCTCTGCAGGGATGCTGTGGAGGCGTGCCCATGGGGATGGACGGGCAGTTCCTGTAGTACCACTCGATCCCAGCCAGCTGGTCGAGTGGCTCGAACTCGGCCTCCGTCGGGCTGTGGTAGTTGTCGCACGCTCCTCCGAGGGCGCTTACGACCAGCACCAAGGACAGGACGATGATTCGTGAGAGCTTCATGGAGTGCCTCCTTTCGTTGAGGCGTATGGCGTGGGCGTGGATGCCCACGTCGAGAACGTTGGGGAAGTGGGTTGGCACGAGGCTGTTGCGGCCATCAGTCGACTCCTGCGATGAGCGCCGGTGCGGAGTCGCGCGCGATCTCCTGGGAAGTCAGCCAGCGCTCGGCAACGGCGCGGCATTCCTCGGGCTGAACCTGGCGGCTGAGCGGGTCGGAGTCGTGGAGGTTGGACATGGTGTAGGCATGGCAGGCCAGGTCCTCAGGCGCGTCGCGCAGTCCGAGCGCGTGTCCCAGTTCGTGCGCCAGGAGGTCGACCGGTGATCTGCATGAGCGCAGGCGACCGGTCCGGTCGACGGCGAACGCGTAGAGGACAATCGTCCGGCCGCGAAAGCTTCCGCAACGCGGGAGCCCGCTGCTGGTTCTGGCGAACCGCACCACGAGTGTCTGGCTTCCTTCTCGCCCGACGAAGAAGGGCGGGAAGCCGTCCTCGTACTCCCGGCAAGCCGACCAGCGGCCGACGGCTTCCTCCACGATCCTTCGCGCAACGCTCTTGTCGAAGACGATCCCTATGCCATCCGAGAGGCGGGGATTGCCCTGTTTGAGCGCGGTGCAGGCTTGTTGTGCGAGCTCGACGCCCGGGCTTTCGGCTCTGACCGCTCTGGCCGGAAGCGCCGAGAGCGCCCCGAGAAGGACTAGAAATACGGTGATTTTCCTCATGGATGCTCGTCCCGGTCGGTCCAAGACCAGGGGAGCAGTCGGTCAATGAGGAAGTCCTGATGCGGCGGTGAGGGAACTCTAAGGCGTGCGCCTCGTAAGAAAGCCGTCAGCTAACGCCAATCCAACGTGCCAAGCTCGATCTGGTAGGGGACGATGACGACGCGCATGGTGAGATTTCTGCTGGTGTTTCTCGTGAGCTGCCTGGCGGCGCTTTGGGCCGGAGTCGCCCCGGCAGCCGGAGCGGGCGAAGCTGCCGGGCTCGCCCCGACGGCAGTGCCGATCGGCGGCGACCGATTCCTGCTGGCCGGGCGGAGGGGCGCGGTCGCTTTCGAGGTTCGAGAGTCCGGCGGCGGTTATGTCGCGACCGAGATCTGGCGGAGCTCGGAGCTCAAGCTGAGCTTCGCGACGCCGGTCGTCCACGAGGGCTTCATCTACGGGTTCAGCGGCGAATTCCTGACCTGTGTCTCCGCGCGCGACGGCTCTCGGGTGTGGCGGTCGAGGCCGCCGGGCGGCCGGGGCCTGATCGTCCTCGACGGCCGGCTGGTGATCTTCGGCGCCGGAGGTGCGCTGGTGGTTGCCGAGGCGTCGCCCGACGGATACGAGGAGCTGTCACGCGCCGAGATCCTCGGTCGCTCCAGCTCGACCTATCCCAGCTTTGCGAGCGGCACGATCTTCGTGCGAGACACCCGCGAGATCGCTGCGGTGAAGGTAGTGGCAGGCAAAGCGCGGGTTGCGGAGCGACGCGCTTCGGGTCTTGAGAGCGAGTTCGCACGCTTCGTCGAGAAGGTCGAGCGCTCCGACGACAAGAAGGCTCTGATCGACGAGTTCATGGAAGCTCAGGACGAATTTCGAATCGTCGAGAACCGCCGCCTGGTGCACTTCGTCTACCGAGGCGAGGCCGAGGACGTCGGGATCACCGGCAGCATGACCGAGCTCAAGCTGGAAGAACCGATGACGCGGATCGTAGGCACCGACCTTTTCCACCGGACCTACTCGATCGAGCCCGGCGTGCGCTGGGAGTACATCTTCAAGGTCGACTTCGAGCAGCGCCGGCTCGACCCGCTGAATCCGCGTCGCGCCCCGGGCGAAGAAGGCGAGGTCTCCGTGCTGGCGATGCCCGGGTGGAGGGCCGCCGAGCACCTCGAGCCCTATCGGAGCAGCGCCCCCGGCCGGCTCGAGAGCTTCGAGCTCGACAGCGAGATCCTGGCGGCCAAGCGGCGCATCGAGGTCTATCTACCGCCGGGCTACGAGCGAGAGCGGCGGGCCTACCCAGTACTGGTCTTCAACGGCGTCGGCGACGCCTGGCTCAGGCTGGCGAACCTGCCCAACTCGCTGAACCACCTGATCGGCCGGCAAATGGTCCTCGTGATCGCGGTTCTTGTCAACCAGCCGAGCGAAGCGGCGCGCGATCAATTCGGTGGACCTCGCTCGGGCGAGTACGTGAGCATGCTGGCGGACGAGTTGCTGCCCTATCTGGACGCCCACTACCGGACCATTCGCGGTCCAGCCTCGCGAGCGGTTCTGGGCGTCGGCAACGCCGGCATGATGGCGGCTTTTGCGGCCCTCGAGCGCCCGGAGATCTTCGGCATGGCCGGCGGCCTCTCGGTGCAGTTGCTGGACCCGCTCGGCAGCAAGCTCATGACTCGGCTTCTCGAAGGCGAGCGGGTCTCCGACAGCCGGTTCTTCGTCACCTGGAACCGCTACGAGCTGCGCCGGGAGGAGTGGGGACTCGACCTCGGCGAAGACTGTCGGCGCCTGGTCGAAGCGCTCACTCTTGCCGGCCACGACGTTGACGGCCTCGAGCTTCTCGACAGCGCGGGATGGGGCGCCTGGCAGGCGCAGGTGGCCGAGCCGCTGGTGTGCTTCTTTCCGTTGGAAGCGGAGCTCGCCTTGCCCGCCAAGGCGCGGGCTCGGCCGGGTGGTGTCGGAAGCAGTTCTTCGCGCTAGGGGACCGTTTGACACCGGGGGCCCTATATCGTAGATTTACGCTAATCGAGAAGGCCGAAAACGGGTCTATGACCTGTGGGTCGATGGCGTGCGCTCACCGCTCTGCAGGCAACGGGAATCGGGCCATCTCGAGACCGGCCGGCGAGGACTCATCATGCCCGAGATCCAATCCTCCGTGCTCGAGCGCATCGGCGACACCCCGTTGATCGAGCTCGGGCCGGTTGTTCCCGAGGACTGCGCGAGAATCCTGCTGAAGGTTGAGTCAGAGAATCCGACCGGCAGCATGAAGGATCGCATGGCCCTGGCAATGATCGAAGCCGCCGAGAAGGACGGCCGGCTGAAGGAGGGCGGCCACGTCATCGAGTACACGGCGGGCAGCACCGGGGTCTCACTCGCGATGATCTGTGCGGCCAAGGGCTACAAGCTCAGTATCGTCACATCAGACGCGTTCAGTGCCGAGAAACTGAGCCACATGGCGGCCTTTGGCGCCGACCTGACGATCGTGCGCAGCGTCGAGGGGCGCATGGATGCGGCCCTGACCCGGAACATGATCGAAGCGGCCCGCCAGATCACCGAGGAGACCGGCGGCTTCTGGACCGATCAGCTTGAAAACGCGGACCAGCTCAGCGCGTACCACAAGATGGGTACCGAGATCTGGGAGCAGACGGGGGGTGAAGTGGATGCGTTCGTCCATTTCACCGGTACCGCCGCATCTTCGCGCGGCGTCTCCGAAGCCCTTCACGGATACAACCCTGACATTCATTGCGTGGCGGTCGAGCCCGCCGAATCCGCGGTGCTGTCGGGAAGCGATCCGGGGGCCCACAAGATAGAAGGGGTGGGAGCGGGCTTCGTGGTTCCGCTGTGGAGGCCTGAAGCGATTGATGAGATCGCGACCGTCTCGACGGAGGAGTCGATGGAGATGGCCCGGCGACTTGCGAAGATCGAGGCGATCTTTGCGGGCACGTCTACCGGGGGCAACGTCGCCGCGGCACTCGAGGTGGGACGGCGCTTGGGTCCTGGCGCGACCGTCGTGACGGTGATGTGCGACTCGGGGATGAAGTATCTCTCGAAGGAACCCTACAGCGGCGGGCTGGAAGCTTCCGCCAGGGACTGGAACGGCGCCAGGGAATGACCGGCCTGTTCGTCGAGCTTGAGTCGACGACGGGTCGCGATGGTCAGGCCGGCGGCAAGATTTCAAAAAACCGCGGAGACTCTTTCGCGGAACCACTCGACGTGCTCGACCACGATGCAGTAGCAGGTCGCCGGCCCCTGGATCTTGCCCTCGATCCAACCGGCGTCTCGCAACACCTTGAGGTGTTGAGAGACGGTCGCTTGGGCGATCGGCAAGTGGTCGACCAGGTCGCCGGTGATGCACCCCGGGTGGGTCAGGAGAAACTTCATGATCTCGAAGCGGATGGGGTTGCCGAGTGCTTTGAACATCCGCACCAGTCGTTTCTCCTCGGCCTTGCTGAGGTCGAGAGTGCAACAGAGCTCGGGCACGCTCGCCCTTTTTGTACGAGTAGCTCCAACCATGGAATCGAGAATAGAGGCCTCTTTGATTGGAGGTCAAGCAGCAGGGCTGACGGACACGGAGGCGGAAAAGACTCGGTTCACCGGCCTTGACACGAGGCACTCGTTATCGTACAAATACGATAATGAAAGTACCATACCGCTACTACCGAGCAGACGAGCTAGCGCTGCGTGCCGATGTCCCCGGGGCGCGTTTCTTCGAGGTCTCGCTGGAGCGGTCGATGCTCACGTACTTCGAACTGGAGCCGGGAGCCTCGTTTCCCGAGCACAGCCACGAGAGCGAGCAGATCACCCTCGTGCTATCCGGTCATCTCGTTTTCGACATGGGGGGCGAGGAGGTCGTCGTTGGACCGCGGGAGGCAATCGCGATTCCCGGCGACATGCCCCACGCCGTGCGCAGCGTCGACTCGGTGGTGGCCGTTGACGCGTGGTCGCCGCCCGCGGAGAGGCTCCGCGCTCGGCCCACAGCACGAGGCAATCTGCACGGGCATGACGTCCGAGGCTGCTGAGAGGAGAAAATACGATGCTGCCGAAGCGACAACTCGAAGCTTGGTCCAAGTACTACGATTCCGCTCGCCACAACGAGTTCTTGGACGAAAAGACAACCCTGATGATTCATCTGGCTACGGCCATGAGCGTTGGCTGCTACCCGTGAATGGAAAGCTACTTTGGCGTGGCCAAAGAACTGGGCATCAGCAGGGAAGAGATCGGTGCCGTCGAGGCGATCGTGGTAGCCGTCATGGGGGGCCAGGTGCAAGCCAAGTTCCGCGAAGCGAGGCGCAACCTCCAGCGAAGAACGAGCGGTGATTCCTCTCCTTCAGATGGCGCCTGCTGAGCGCATGCAGGATGGCAGGTTCCAGAATGCGCAATCGTCCAGAGACGTCCGAGTACGATCCTTTCTTTTCGACATATATCG
This genomic window from bacterium contains:
- a CDS encoding transposase gives rise to the protein MGKTRRGFSDEFKREAVRLAYESGRRLSDVARELDVRPDLIRRWRKKLSGGQEGRAPTTEEQE
- a CDS encoding cysteine synthase family protein — its product is MPEIQSSVLERIGDTPLIELGPVVPEDCARILLKVESENPTGSMKDRMALAMIEAAEKDGRLKEGGHVIEYTAGSTGVSLAMICAAKGYKLSIVTSDAFSAEKLSHMAAFGADLTIVRSVEGRMDAALTRNMIEAARQITEETGGFWTDQLENADQLSAYHKMGTEIWEQTGGEVDAFVHFTGTAASSRGVSEALHGYNPDIHCVAVEPAESAVLSGSDPGAHKIEGVGAGFVVPLWRPEAIDEIATVSTEESMEMARRLAKIEAIFAGTSTGGNVAAALEVGRRLGPGATVVTVMCDSGMKYLSKEPYSGGLEASARDWNGARE
- a CDS encoding winged helix-turn-helix transcriptional regulator, translating into MVGATRTKRASVPELCCTLDLSKAEEKRLVRMFKALGNPIRFEIMKFLLTHPGCITGDLVDHLPIAQATVSQHLKVLRDAGWIEGKIQGPATCYCIVVEHVEWFRERVSAVF
- a CDS encoding cupin domain-containing protein, with amino-acid sequence MKVPYRYYRADELALRADVPGARFFEVSLERSMLTYFELEPGASFPEHSHESEQITLVLSGHLVFDMGGEEVVVGPREAIAIPGDMPHAVRSVDSVVAVDAWSPPAERLRARPTARGNLHGHDVRGC